Within the Butyrivibrio sp. AE3004 genome, the region TGGGGACAGTTCGGAGACTTTTTCAGTGATGCTTACAGAACCGCAGCAAATATAGGGCTTGATGCGGTGTGGTTTGGAGATGATAAGGGACAGCTTGGTGTTCCTTTAAGGATGATGAAGTTTTTCGGTACTGATCTAGAGGCAGTAAGATGTGCCTATAAGGTTGACGGAACACCGCTTGAAAGACCGGTGCTTCATCCACTGGGACTTCTTTCAACAATGGCGCAGGGGTCACTTGCTGTATCAGATGAAGATTTTGAGACCGCAAAAAAATGGGTAGAGTGGTTTTGGAATCAGCCTTTGAGAAAGGGAGAGCGCAGATATTACGATAACTGTCTGTATATGTTTGCACTACTTGCCCTTTCCGGAAATTACAGAATCTGGTAACAAAGGGAAACGTAATTGGGGTTTTTTCAAATAAATAACAATTTCATATAGGAGGGTATTACAAAATTATGGGGAAACAATTAATTTATTCGGTGTATTTTATTTTACCGGTACTGCTTTTGTGGGGAGCAAAACCTGCAAAAAAAGGTGAGTGGAATGACGGACTTTCACTTGAACAGACAAAAGCATTTCAGGGATTTTTGACAATATGCATCATGCTGCACCACATAGGACAAAAGACCTGCGCTTCATGGCTTTTTCCCAAGAGCCGTATTATTCCGGGACTGGAATTTTTTGTTCCGATAGGCTACATACTGGTGTCATTTTTCCTGTTTTTCAACGGGTATGGTGCATACAAGAGCTTCCACACGAAGGAAAACTATCTGAATGGATTTGTAAAGAAGAGAGTTCTTCCGGTGGTTCTTGCTCTTTATTCAACAACCGTGATTTTCTTTATCGCAAGACTTCTTGTGGGTGAAAAAATGGATGTTCCAGGAGCGCTTTTATATCTTTCAAGCATTAAGTTGTGCAATCCGAATACCTGGTATGTAATCGTGCTTCCGTTCTTTTATCTGGCATTTTATTTTTCATTTATGTTCATCAAAAAGGACGGCTTTGCAGTTTTCTCAACAACAGCTTTTGTTGTGCTTTACATGCTGCTCGGAACAAGAATAGACCACAATGATTACCTCATACGAGGCGAGTGGTGGTGGAACTGTGTTCATATGTTCCCGATAGGAATTATCTTTGCAAAATATGAAAACAAGATCATTCCTCATCTCAAAAAGTATTACTGGGTATATGCGATAGCAGCAGTTCTTGCGCTTTACCCGCTGTATCTGTATTCATGCTTTGCACAGGATTTCTTCTCTTATTACGGAGAAAACTTCTTTGCACCTGACAAAGTAATGAGAAGACGTCTGACACTTCTAAGCCAGGTACTTGTCACTACAGACTTTGTATTTGCTGCACTTT harbors:
- a CDS encoding acyltransferase family protein, producing the protein MGKQLIYSVYFILPVLLLWGAKPAKKGEWNDGLSLEQTKAFQGFLTICIMLHHIGQKTCASWLFPKSRIIPGLEFFVPIGYILVSFFLFFNGYGAYKSFHTKENYLNGFVKKRVLPVVLALYSTTVIFFIARLLVGEKMDVPGALLYLSSIKLCNPNTWYVIVLPFFYLAFYFSFMFIKKDGFAVFSTTAFVVLYMLLGTRIDHNDYLIRGEWWWNCVHMFPIGIIFAKYENKIIPHLKKYYWVYAIAAVLALYPLYLYSCFAQDFFSYYGENFFAPDKVMRRRLTLLSQVLVTTDFVFAALLLGMKVKIGNRFLKFMGTITLEFYLIHGLFVELCDHTFDGGVKSPFPIRNVFLYVLVVFAFGVPSAILLKKLHGLILGTGKRKAKEEILKKAS